A genome region from Cystobacter fuscus DSM 2262 includes the following:
- a CDS encoding aldo/keto reductase → MDSSRRKFLHLAGMAAVTASLGTRPEAEAAEGPSAQGSAATSPEAIPMRPFGKTGVKVSAIGVGGFHIGKPEDEKVGIRIIQEALDAGINFMDNAWDYHKGRSEEIMGKALEDRRDKAFLMTKVCTHGRGKDVAMKQLEDSLRRLRTDHLDLWQIHEVVYPNDPELHFKKDGVVEALTLAKKQGKVRFVGFTGHKHPDLHLEMLKHGYPFDAVQMPLNVFDGSFRSFEQRVLPEVLRRKMAPLGMKSLSGNAEPVKKGVVTVQEALRYAMSLPVAVTISGMDSLEVLQQNLAIARGFKPMTKQEMAALRERVAPLAADGRYELFKSTMVYEGNEGREQHGFPPQGQMQG, encoded by the coding sequence ATGGACTCGTCACGCAGGAAGTTCTTGCATCTGGCCGGAATGGCCGCCGTTACGGCGAGCCTGGGGACGAGGCCGGAGGCCGAGGCCGCCGAGGGCCCGAGCGCCCAGGGCAGCGCGGCCACCAGCCCGGAGGCCATTCCCATGAGGCCGTTCGGCAAGACCGGCGTGAAGGTCTCGGCCATTGGCGTGGGCGGCTTCCACATCGGCAAGCCCGAGGACGAGAAGGTTGGCATCCGCATCATCCAGGAGGCGCTCGACGCGGGCATCAACTTCATGGACAACGCCTGGGACTACCACAAGGGCCGCTCCGAGGAGATCATGGGCAAGGCCCTCGAGGACCGCCGGGACAAGGCGTTCCTGATGACCAAGGTGTGCACGCACGGCCGCGGCAAGGACGTGGCCATGAAGCAATTGGAGGACTCGCTGCGGCGGCTGCGGACGGACCACCTGGACCTCTGGCAGATCCACGAGGTCGTCTACCCGAACGATCCCGAGCTGCACTTCAAGAAGGACGGCGTGGTGGAGGCACTCACGCTGGCCAAGAAGCAGGGCAAGGTGCGCTTCGTGGGCTTCACCGGGCACAAGCACCCGGACCTGCACCTGGAGATGCTCAAGCACGGCTACCCGTTCGACGCGGTGCAGATGCCGCTCAACGTCTTCGACGGCTCCTTCCGCAGTTTCGAGCAGCGGGTGCTCCCCGAGGTCCTCCGGCGCAAGATGGCGCCCCTGGGCATGAAGAGCCTGTCGGGCAACGCCGAGCCCGTGAAGAAGGGCGTGGTGACGGTGCAGGAAGCCCTGCGCTACGCGATGAGCCTGCCGGTGGCCGTCACCATCAGCGGCATGGACTCGCTCGAGGTCCTCCAGCAGAACCTGGCCATCGCGCGCGGCTTCAAGCCGATGACGAAGCAGGAGATGGCCGCCCTGCGCGAGCGCGTGGCGCCACTGGCCGCCGACGGCCGCTACGAGCTGTTCAAGTCGACCATGGTCTACGAAGGCAACGAGGGCCGGGAGCAGCACGGCTTCCCGCCCCAGGGACAGATGCAGGGCTAG
- a CDS encoding CocE/NonD family hydrolase, with protein sequence MTVASRVLSRLLELPPADTHDVIVERDLEVPMPDGVKLLADRYVPRGGDRLPTLLVRSPYGRGSFFGLQFGRLFAERGFQVLIQSVRGTFGSGGRFDPFRDERADGLATLEWMKRQDWFSGEFATLGPSYLGLVQWALARDAGPTLKAMAVHETASQFRGQTYAGGAFSLDTVLSWVHLVRTQEKAGLGGVLARLGAARKLKPLLRHLPLNEVDTLAVGERVAFYQDWLEHDAEGDPWWNPADFSGSVSEVTAPVHLIGGWYDIFLPWQVNDYAALRQAGRTPYLTIGPWTHVAPAGMAVAARESLVWLKAHLKGERHLLREAPVRVFVMGANTWRDFSEWPPPGARPQRWHLQAGRGLSPATPEASEPDRYRYDPADPTPTVGGALLTREAGPRDNHELESRPDILTYTSTPLDKDLEVIGPVRAELFVRSSLAHTDFFARLCDVDGSGKSINICDGLLRLVPGRPAPEPDGTLRVTLELWPTAHRFLAGHRLRLQVSSGAHPRYARNTGSGEPLATAKTLVAADQSVFHDPAHPSALVLPVMG encoded by the coding sequence ATGACCGTCGCCAGCCGCGTCCTCTCGCGTCTCCTGGAACTGCCCCCCGCGGACACCCATGACGTCATCGTCGAGCGGGATCTCGAAGTACCGATGCCCGATGGGGTCAAGCTGCTGGCGGACCGGTACGTCCCTCGCGGGGGCGACAGACTTCCGACCCTCCTGGTGCGCTCGCCCTATGGCAGGGGGAGCTTCTTCGGGCTCCAGTTCGGCAGGCTCTTCGCCGAGCGCGGCTTCCAGGTGCTCATCCAGAGTGTCCGCGGCACCTTCGGCTCGGGGGGCCGGTTCGATCCGTTCCGCGACGAGCGGGCCGATGGGCTGGCGACGCTCGAGTGGATGAAGCGGCAGGACTGGTTCTCCGGGGAGTTCGCCACCCTGGGCCCCAGCTACCTGGGCCTCGTGCAATGGGCGCTCGCGCGTGACGCGGGACCCACCTTGAAGGCGATGGCGGTACACGAGACCGCGTCCCAGTTCCGGGGCCAGACGTACGCGGGCGGGGCCTTCTCGCTCGATACCGTGCTGTCCTGGGTCCACCTCGTGCGCACCCAGGAGAAGGCCGGGCTGGGCGGAGTGCTCGCGCGGCTCGGCGCGGCCCGCAAGCTCAAGCCCCTCTTGCGGCACCTGCCGTTGAACGAGGTGGATACCCTCGCGGTCGGCGAGCGCGTTGCCTTCTACCAGGACTGGCTCGAGCACGACGCGGAGGGCGACCCGTGGTGGAACCCCGCGGACTTCAGCGGCTCGGTCTCCGAGGTCACCGCCCCCGTCCACCTGATTGGCGGCTGGTACGACATCTTCCTGCCCTGGCAGGTGAACGACTACGCCGCGCTCCGCCAGGCCGGACGCACCCCCTACCTGACCATCGGCCCCTGGACCCACGTCGCTCCCGCGGGGATGGCGGTCGCCGCGCGCGAGTCCCTGGTGTGGCTCAAGGCCCACCTCAAGGGAGAGCGCCATCTGTTGCGAGAGGCGCCCGTGCGCGTCTTCGTCATGGGCGCGAACACCTGGCGCGACTTCTCGGAGTGGCCCCCGCCGGGCGCGCGTCCTCAGCGCTGGCACCTGCAAGCCGGCCGGGGCCTGTCTCCCGCCACGCCCGAGGCCTCGGAGCCCGACCGCTACCGCTATGACCCGGCCGACCCGACCCCCACCGTGGGCGGCGCGCTCCTGACGCGCGAGGCGGGCCCCCGAGACAACCACGAATTGGAGTCGCGGCCCGACATCCTCACGTATACGAGCACCCCCCTGGACAAGGATCTCGAGGTCATCGGCCCCGTCCGGGCCGAGCTCTTCGTCCGCTCCAGCCTCGCCCATACCGACTTCTTCGCCCGCCTGTGCGACGTCGACGGCTCGGGCAAATCCATCAACATCTGCGATGGACTGCTGCGCCTGGTTCCCGGCAGGCCCGCCCCCGAGCCGGATGGCACCCTGCGCGTCACCCTCGAGCTATGGCCCACCGCCCACCGCTTCCTCGCGGGCCACCGCCTCCGGCTCCAGGTGTCCAGCGGGGCCCACCCGCGCTACGCCCGGAACACCGGCAGCGGCGAGCCGCTCGCCACCGCGAAGACGCTCGTGGCCGCCGACCAGAGCGTCTTCCACGACCCCGCGCACCCCTCCGCCCTCGTGCTGCCCGTCATGGGCTGA
- a CDS encoding Crp/Fnr family transcriptional regulator, which translates to MSRITSTDVIRPHTLSAEERRQLTDDLYAVHQEIFDGVDREAFARYVVESKAEHTWILVHKNEAGAIVGYFAMHLFEKQLGGESLAVFRAEAGSLRAYRGGNVNARFILARLGRYMLEHPGRRVFYLGSLVHPSSYSLLTKYFGEVWPRREQETPPEFLSLMSSLASEFGQEMVDSTRPLIRRVGWRTRESEMEREYWKHCDKPAARYFLEANPGYGQGHGLVTVVPITPSNLLSVALSRLEQRLRQPLEKLAARVQRTWLGARVRSAQMVQSLRRVPFLAHLDETTLRRIAARAERHVLPAGQYVFQAGNASDELYLLERGAVYVLAPTAQGEVLVDELGGGTVFGESALLTGERRSASIRTATTSTVVRIPRSALLPLLEADGRLREGMWKMFAERRFDDLVRGFERYGFLGRKDRLGLFQHGEHRELAPGEVQALEEGSQLFVLSGAVDFEHEGLRVSQRGSTLLEARRPLQVEAREATRFVLLKPEAVRGDGKEAPPRVAA; encoded by the coding sequence ATGTCCCGCATCACGAGCACCGACGTCATCCGCCCCCACACCCTGTCCGCCGAGGAGCGCCGCCAGCTCACCGACGACCTCTACGCCGTCCACCAGGAGATCTTCGACGGCGTGGACCGGGAGGCCTTCGCCCGCTACGTCGTCGAGTCCAAGGCCGAGCACACGTGGATCCTCGTTCACAAGAACGAGGCGGGCGCCATCGTCGGCTACTTCGCCATGCACCTCTTCGAGAAGCAGCTCGGCGGAGAGTCCCTGGCCGTGTTCCGCGCGGAGGCGGGCTCGCTGCGCGCCTACCGGGGAGGCAACGTCAACGCGCGCTTCATCCTGGCGCGGCTGGGACGCTACATGCTGGAGCATCCGGGCCGGCGCGTGTTCTACCTGGGCTCGTTGGTGCACCCGTCCAGCTACTCGCTGCTCACCAAGTACTTCGGCGAGGTGTGGCCGCGGCGCGAGCAGGAGACGCCACCGGAGTTCCTCTCCCTCATGTCCTCACTGGCCTCGGAGTTCGGCCAGGAAATGGTGGATTCCACCCGGCCGCTGATCCGCCGCGTCGGCTGGCGCACGCGCGAGTCGGAGATGGAGCGGGAGTACTGGAAGCACTGTGACAAACCCGCGGCGCGCTACTTCCTCGAGGCCAACCCGGGATACGGCCAGGGGCACGGACTGGTGACGGTGGTGCCCATCACCCCGAGCAACCTGCTGAGCGTCGCCCTGTCGCGGCTGGAACAGCGGCTGCGCCAGCCCCTGGAGAAACTCGCGGCCCGGGTGCAGCGCACCTGGCTCGGGGCCCGCGTGCGCTCCGCCCAGATGGTTCAATCGTTGCGCCGCGTGCCGTTCCTCGCCCACCTCGACGAAACCACCCTGCGCCGCATCGCCGCGCGCGCGGAGCGTCATGTGCTGCCCGCGGGCCAGTACGTCTTCCAGGCGGGCAACGCCAGCGACGAGCTGTACCTGCTCGAGCGCGGCGCGGTCTACGTGCTGGCCCCCACGGCCCAGGGCGAGGTGCTCGTGGACGAGCTCGGCGGCGGCACCGTGTTCGGGGAGAGCGCCCTGCTCACGGGCGAGCGCCGCTCGGCCTCCATCCGCACGGCGACCACTTCGACGGTGGTGCGCATTCCCCGCTCTGCGCTGCTGCCCCTGCTGGAGGCGGATGGGCGTCTGCGCGAGGGGATGTGGAAGATGTTCGCCGAGCGGCGCTTCGATGACCTGGTGCGCGGGTTCGAGCGGTACGGCTTCCTCGGACGCAAGGACCGGCTCGGCCTGTTCCAGCACGGCGAGCACCGCGAGCTGGCGCCAGGAGAGGTGCAGGCGCTCGAGGAGGGCTCCCAGCTGTTCGTGTTGTCGGGCGCGGTGGATTTCGAGCACGAGGGACTGAGGGTGTCCCAGCGCGGCTCCACGCTCCTGGAGGCCCGGCGGCCGCTCCAGGTGGAGGCCCGGGAGGCCACGCGGTTCGTCCTGCTGAAGCCGGAGGCGGTGCGGGGAGACGGCAAGGAGGCGCCCCCGCGCGTCGCGGCGTAG
- the pip gene encoding prolyl aminopeptidase, whose product MAPPALRSLYPPLEPYNTGRLRVSTLHEIYFEESGNPKGKPVIFVHGGPGGGSDPKQRRFFDPSAYRIVLFDQRGCGRSTPHASVEENTTWHLVEDMEALRRHLGIERWLVFGGSWGSTLALAYSQKHPERVTELVLRGIFLLREQEIRWFYQHGAHTFFPDAWEDFLAPIPPEERGDLVQAYHRRLMGEDARVRQEAARAWSVWEARTSNLVPNPDLVALFGQDAYSLAFARIECHYFVHRAFLRNDTQLLDDVPRIRHIPAVIVQGRYDIPCPIESAWALHRAWPEAELKIIPDAGHSAYEPGTTDALVEATDRFRS is encoded by the coding sequence ATGGCCCCCCCCGCGCTTCGTTCCCTCTACCCGCCCCTCGAGCCCTACAACACCGGCCGCCTGCGCGTGTCCACCCTCCATGAGATCTACTTCGAGGAGAGCGGCAACCCGAAGGGCAAGCCGGTCATCTTCGTCCACGGCGGGCCGGGCGGAGGCTCGGATCCCAAGCAGCGGCGCTTCTTCGATCCCTCGGCGTACCGCATCGTCCTCTTCGACCAGCGCGGCTGCGGCAGGAGCACGCCCCACGCGAGCGTGGAGGAGAACACCACCTGGCACCTCGTGGAGGACATGGAGGCGCTGCGACGCCACCTGGGCATCGAGCGGTGGCTCGTCTTCGGGGGCTCGTGGGGCAGCACGCTCGCGCTGGCCTACTCCCAGAAGCACCCGGAGCGCGTCACGGAGCTGGTGCTGCGCGGCATCTTCCTCTTGCGCGAGCAGGAGATCCGCTGGTTCTACCAGCACGGCGCGCACACCTTCTTCCCGGATGCGTGGGAGGACTTCCTCGCGCCCATTCCTCCCGAGGAGCGCGGCGACCTGGTCCAGGCCTACCACCGGCGCCTGATGGGGGAGGATGCCCGGGTGCGGCAGGAGGCGGCGCGGGCCTGGAGTGTCTGGGAGGCTCGGACGAGCAACCTCGTGCCCAATCCGGATCTCGTCGCGCTCTTCGGCCAGGACGCGTACTCGCTCGCCTTCGCGCGCATCGAGTGCCACTACTTCGTCCACCGCGCCTTCCTGCGCAATGACACCCAGCTGCTGGACGACGTGCCGCGCATCCGCCACATCCCGGCCGTCATCGTCCAGGGCCGCTACGACATCCCCTGTCCCATCGAGAGCGCCTGGGCCTTGCACAGGGCCTGGCCCGAGGCGGAGCTGAAGATCATCCCGGACGCGGGGCACTCGGCGTACGAGCCGGGCACCACCGACGCACTCGTCGAGGCCACGGACCGGTTCCGCTCGTAG